From Mucilaginibacter rubeus, a single genomic window includes:
- a CDS encoding glycosyl transferase: MLQKIINILYRYPKARLKTFKRFGGYTSYKKMIRLSHLMASKSAELPPVKSFEDGLPVYFLTGKKYLYQTLFCIQSLNRVTNAPLRFILVDDGSFDEDLLAQIRKQLPGAGIVTRQMIDENLNSILPEQRYPHLNHKRKVYPHIKKLTDIHTIAPSGWKVVLDSDMLFWNEPTELLNWLQNPASPIYMLDCQESYGYSRHLMEELCGSKIPELLNVGVIGMNSADVNWDKIDRWIGVLEENEGASYYLEQALTAMLLADVKAEILPSNTYIVNPDSSMVNNAAGVLHHYVDLSKDDYFTTAWKKLI, encoded by the coding sequence TTGCTCCAAAAAATTATAAATATCCTGTACCGTTACCCCAAAGCCAGGCTGAAGACCTTTAAAAGGTTCGGGGGATACACGAGTTACAAGAAGATGATCCGCCTGAGCCATTTGATGGCATCAAAATCAGCGGAACTCCCCCCGGTGAAATCTTTTGAAGATGGCTTGCCAGTCTATTTCCTGACAGGCAAAAAATATCTTTATCAAACCTTGTTTTGCATCCAATCGCTCAACCGGGTAACCAATGCGCCGCTCAGGTTTATATTGGTTGATGATGGCAGTTTTGATGAAGACCTGCTGGCTCAAATCCGTAAACAGCTTCCGGGTGCAGGTATTGTAACCCGGCAGATGATAGATGAAAATCTCAACAGCATATTACCGGAACAGCGGTACCCGCATTTAAACCATAAAAGGAAGGTTTATCCGCACATCAAAAAATTAACGGATATACATACCATCGCCCCTTCAGGCTGGAAAGTAGTTTTAGATTCTGACATGTTATTTTGGAATGAACCAACGGAATTGTTGAATTGGCTGCAAAACCCGGCATCTCCTATTTACATGCTGGACTGCCAGGAATCGTACGGGTACTCAAGGCACCTGATGGAAGAACTTTGCGGCAGTAAAATACCTGAATTATTAAACGTAGGCGTTATCGGCATGAACAGTGCCGATGTCAACTGGGATAAAATAGACCGGTGGATAGGCGTCCTGGAAGAAAACGAGGGAGCGTCTTACTACCTGGAACAAGCCTTGACCGCTATGCTACTGGCAGATGTTAAAGCAGAAATACTGCCATCTAATACCTACATCGTTAACCCCGATAGTTCAATGGTTAATAATGCGGCAGGTGTGCTGCATCATTATGTAGACCTGTCTAAAGACGATTATTTTACAACCGCGTGGAAGAAACTGATATGA
- a CDS encoding glycosyltransferase family 2 protein has translation MSPLVSIIIPVYNSALYLAEAINSCVNQTWQNIEVIIIDDGSTDESLSIAKTFENERIRVYHQENKNAAAARNSGLMKAKGDYIQFLDADDILSADKIEKQVTLLAANPGMVAVCSTIHFTDGHQPTEFEPSAYEEAFLLNLPPFDFLFNLYGGKNEGQGSMVQPNAWLCPKNIIEKAGKWNEDLTLDDDGEFFCRVVLASKGVTKSAGYNYYRKYQGNKNLSGLATQKHLRSQYNALSLKILWLKAKNPLPELTNMHARWLHGLLFKAYPAAPELMRQIKNDLKTLKASIRPEYPFGTTSGKLLSMVFGWKFAKRLQLFKYQLRKKPENSGKLS, from the coding sequence ATGAGTCCCCTGGTTTCTATTATTATACCGGTTTATAATTCGGCGTTATATCTCGCCGAAGCTATCAATTCCTGTGTTAACCAGACCTGGCAAAATATAGAGGTAATTATTATCGACGACGGATCGACAGATGAATCTCTTTCCATCGCTAAAACCTTTGAAAACGAGCGGATCAGGGTTTATCACCAGGAAAATAAAAACGCTGCCGCTGCCAGGAATAGCGGGCTGATGAAAGCCAAGGGAGATTATATTCAGTTCCTCGACGCTGATGACATACTAAGTGCTGATAAAATAGAAAAACAGGTAACCCTGTTAGCCGCGAATCCCGGCATGGTTGCCGTTTGCAGCACCATCCATTTTACAGATGGCCATCAGCCTACCGAATTTGAACCATCTGCATACGAAGAAGCTTTTTTACTAAACCTGCCCCCATTTGATTTCCTCTTTAATCTTTACGGAGGGAAGAATGAAGGTCAAGGATCCATGGTGCAGCCGAATGCCTGGCTATGCCCAAAAAACATTATAGAAAAAGCCGGCAAATGGAATGAAGACCTAACATTGGATGACGACGGTGAGTTTTTTTGCAGGGTAGTACTGGCATCCAAAGGCGTTACAAAATCAGCCGGTTACAATTATTACAGGAAATACCAGGGAAATAAAAACCTTTCGGGCTTAGCGACGCAGAAACACCTTCGCTCACAATACAACGCCTTGAGTCTTAAAATTTTATGGCTAAAAGCTAAAAACCCGTTGCCGGAGTTAACGAACATGCATGCCCGGTGGCTGCATGGCTTACTTTTTAAAGCCTATCCGGCCGCGCCGGAGCTGATGCGGCAAATTAAAAACGATCTTAAAACCTTAAAAGCGTCAATTCGCCCGGAGTATCCGTTTGGTACAACAAGCGGCAAATTATTATCTATGGTATTTGGATGGAAATTTGCCAAACGATTACAACTCTTCAAATATCAATTGAGAAAAAAGCCGGAAAACTCTGGCAAGCTATCATGA
- a CDS encoding glycosyltransferase family 1 protein, whose product MKRIHLYFRKPPEKDRYFPGDRYVFLAARKLFRPKKISGIEKVFINLRLGFDEIGVNYVVNRPFKEIGPGEPVVVLGIGEQALEGYNKPNPIIAGIALVSHPTQWPTMCQDFPIVKYLQHSKWANDIYIPYYGANICELWPAGIETQKWLPEKDKKPVYDVLIYNKIRWDYPKMEVELIEAIKNKLTALGLSFVEICYGHYQEADYHGLLKQSRSMIFLSEHESQGFACCEALSMDIPVYAWDQTHWLDPERHEWGTPDVPASSVPFFDDTCGMTFKNYAAFDAGFHTFWEKVIQQQFSPRDYILKNITLEKSARRMLEIIQEVYD is encoded by the coding sequence ATGAAACGCATTCACCTTTACTTTCGCAAACCACCGGAAAAAGACCGCTACTTTCCCGGCGACAGATATGTTTTCTTAGCGGCGAGAAAGCTTTTCCGCCCCAAGAAAATAAGCGGGATAGAAAAGGTGTTTATAAATCTTCGCCTCGGATTTGATGAAATCGGTGTGAATTATGTGGTAAACCGGCCGTTTAAAGAAATAGGCCCCGGTGAACCCGTAGTGGTATTAGGGATTGGCGAGCAAGCACTTGAAGGCTATAATAAACCTAATCCTATTATAGCCGGTATCGCATTGGTATCCCATCCCACGCAATGGCCCACCATGTGCCAGGATTTTCCAATAGTTAAATACCTGCAGCATTCCAAATGGGCTAATGACATTTACATTCCTTATTATGGGGCCAACATCTGCGAACTCTGGCCTGCAGGGATAGAAACTCAAAAGTGGCTTCCGGAAAAAGATAAAAAACCGGTTTACGATGTTTTGATCTATAATAAGATTAGATGGGACTATCCGAAGATGGAGGTGGAATTGATTGAAGCCATCAAAAACAAACTAACGGCACTTGGTCTTTCATTCGTTGAAATCTGTTACGGACATTACCAGGAAGCAGATTATCATGGGCTTTTAAAACAATCCAGATCGATGATATTCCTGAGCGAGCATGAAAGTCAGGGATTTGCCTGCTGCGAAGCCTTATCCATGGATATCCCCGTTTACGCCTGGGATCAAACTCATTGGCTTGACCCCGAAAGACACGAATGGGGCACCCCGGATGTGCCCGCATCATCCGTTCCTTTTTTTGATGATACCTGCGGGATGACTTTCAAGAACTACGCGGCTTTTGACGCCGGGTTTCATACCTTTTGGGAAAAGGTTATACAACAACAGTTCAGCCCAAGGGATTACATATTAAAAAACATTACCCTGGAAAAAAGTGCCCGGCGTATGCTGGAAATCATACAGGAAGTATATGATTAA
- a CDS encoding FkbM family methyltransferase, producing MNFSILYKPKKLIERLALEIARKRRIGRLKNTPGAALKLGHIDSLELLEIIGKDRSLTANPVVYDIGSNIGTWTLLAKSVLPQSTVHAFEPLSFHISHFNENCKALKNAYLHPYCAGNENRTGTINISSFSDSSSLLSATPLEFEHFHIQKEKEEQVEIKRLADLIDDKSLPPPNIIKLDVQGFELEVLKGLGDWLNSAKYIICEVSFKEYYYSQAQFLDIANYLAGYRFQLFAFGNNTPLGTELNQIDVLFKRPS from the coding sequence ATGAATTTTTCTATCTTATATAAACCAAAAAAACTGATTGAAAGGCTCGCGCTTGAAATAGCGCGTAAACGCCGCATCGGCAGATTAAAAAACACACCGGGGGCGGCATTAAAACTCGGTCATATCGATTCGCTTGAACTGCTTGAAATAATCGGTAAAGACCGCTCGCTAACTGCTAATCCTGTTGTTTATGATATTGGCAGCAACATCGGCACCTGGACCTTACTTGCCAAATCTGTTTTGCCACAGTCTACAGTGCACGCGTTTGAGCCCTTATCTTTTCACATTTCACATTTCAATGAAAATTGTAAGGCGTTGAAAAATGCTTACCTGCATCCGTATTGCGCTGGTAATGAAAACAGAACCGGAACCATCAACATATCCAGTTTTTCTGACTCATCAAGTTTACTATCTGCTACCCCGCTTGAGTTTGAGCATTTTCACATTCAAAAAGAAAAAGAAGAGCAGGTAGAAATCAAACGCCTTGCCGACCTGATTGACGATAAATCCTTACCTCCACCAAATATTATCAAACTTGATGTACAGGGATTTGAATTAGAGGTGCTTAAAGGACTTGGAGATTGGCTAAACTCCGCGAAGTATATTATTTGTGAAGTATCCTTTAAAGAATACTACTATAGCCAGGCACAGTTTCTTGACATTGCCAATTACCTGGCGGGATACCGGTTTCAACTTTTTGCATTCGGCAATAACACCCCTTTGGGCACTGAGCTTAACCAGATTGACGTGCTGTTCAAACGACCCTCATGA
- a CDS encoding glycosyltransferase, translated as MRILLSFMQDSGAAPHAIPAYRFWTYYIKNGIEESGMKWMEIPGLDWAAGMVPYEKDPALEQWKQQAWTQTIDYIKTNRQLFDIFLCYLYPKQIDINAIKQIRAMGVPCVNFYCDNIRSFSKLPSEFKIFDLVWVPEFEALNMYQTAGVAHINLPMPMWVAPEYRTLPVRETGAITFIGSKDYLRAQLLANVIDKGLPVQITGTGWHNENESATVLPASNLSAKINNQLQLIRQTGLKAFAAYHVKRFNKQDQVLINAENLFEKPDFDEYIRLSRESMITLGINRVPTFYGFGKNMLTYSRLRDLEAPMLGACYLTEYTKGLTYLYELGTDVETYADADELVLKSRELARSESRRKQLRIKSQQKALGAHSIPESLQKIKTRLFN; from the coding sequence ATGAGGATCTTACTTTCTTTTATGCAGGATAGCGGGGCAGCACCGCACGCAATCCCGGCCTATCGTTTCTGGACTTACTATATCAAAAATGGCATAGAGGAGTCAGGCATGAAATGGATGGAAATCCCCGGACTGGATTGGGCAGCAGGAATGGTACCTTATGAGAAAGACCCGGCCTTAGAACAGTGGAAGCAACAGGCCTGGACACAAACTATTGATTATATTAAAACCAACCGGCAGCTTTTTGACATTTTTCTTTGTTACCTGTATCCCAAGCAGATTGACATAAACGCCATTAAACAAATAAGGGCAATGGGCGTGCCTTGCGTTAATTTTTACTGCGATAATATCAGGTCCTTTAGCAAGCTACCATCTGAATTTAAAATATTTGATCTGGTTTGGGTGCCGGAATTTGAAGCCTTGAATATGTATCAAACGGCAGGGGTCGCTCATATTAACCTCCCTATGCCTATGTGGGTAGCGCCAGAATATCGGACGCTTCCTGTTAGGGAAACAGGTGCCATTACCTTTATTGGTTCTAAAGACTACCTGCGTGCGCAACTCCTGGCAAATGTGATCGACAAAGGATTACCGGTACAAATAACCGGAACGGGGTGGCACAATGAAAACGAATCGGCGACTGTGTTACCGGCGTCAAATCTATCCGCAAAAATCAATAACCAGCTGCAACTGATACGCCAAACAGGGCTGAAAGCTTTTGCTGCCTATCATGTTAAACGGTTTAATAAACAGGATCAGGTTCTTATAAATGCCGAAAACTTATTTGAGAAGCCTGATTTCGATGAATACATCCGTCTTAGCCGGGAAAGTATGATCACCCTGGGCATAAACCGGGTACCAACCTTTTACGGCTTTGGAAAAAATATGTTGACTTATAGCCGGCTTCGGGACCTGGAAGCTCCTATGTTAGGTGCCTGCTATCTTACAGAATATACCAAAGGGCTCACCTATCTCTACGAATTAGGCACTGACGTTGAAACATATGCTGATGCAGATGAACTGGTATTGAAAAGCCGGGAATTAGCCCGATCTGAAAGTAGGCGAAAACAATTGAGAATCAAGAGCCAGCAGAAAGCACTCGGAGCTCATTCGATCCCGGAATCCCTGCAAAAAATAAAAACCAGGCTATTTAATTAA
- a CDS encoding glycosyltransferase family 4 protein produces the protein MSRKICIITQSHLCRNPRVLKEATALAAAGYNVQILTGSVSADLYAQDLSAIANFPNIRLQLVSDLSKTNSRSIADRFLNKLGRWVIRRFKIENGLALGYGALRYYDAACAIKADLYICHQELPTCIGGRLLKGGFKVAFDLEDWYSEDLLPEARAERPIGLLRRAESEALNKGTFCITTSNILAEKLAQQYSSPKPRVIYNVFPVPEISFQKTKLFSKPLKLFWFSQTIGPGRGLEQFIKVLYLLKTPVELQLLGNVTEAYRQSLIALLPSQHHLFFHDLVPENQLATKIAEFDIGLALELKTPASRNYTITNKFFQYIQSGLPVITSETEGQKEGYDLFKPGFKLSQQPNNTELEALEKWLNSPEKLQLARNRAIEAGTFYNWENESKKLISLVATALEK, from the coding sequence TTGAGCAGGAAGATCTGTATAATTACCCAATCGCACCTTTGCCGGAACCCCAGGGTTTTGAAAGAGGCTACAGCACTTGCTGCTGCGGGGTATAACGTTCAGATCTTAACAGGCAGTGTTTCGGCCGATCTTTATGCTCAGGACCTGTCGGCTATCGCTAACTTTCCAAATATCCGCCTGCAATTGGTATCTGATCTATCTAAAACAAACTCAAGATCAATTGCAGATCGGTTTTTAAACAAATTAGGGCGTTGGGTGATTCGCCGGTTTAAGATAGAAAATGGCCTCGCGCTTGGTTACGGGGCCTTGCGCTATTATGATGCAGCCTGCGCAATAAAAGCCGATTTGTACATTTGCCATCAGGAACTGCCCACCTGCATAGGTGGTCGCCTGCTAAAAGGAGGTTTTAAAGTTGCATTTGACCTGGAAGACTGGTATTCTGAAGACCTTCTGCCCGAAGCACGTGCGGAGCGACCAATTGGTTTATTACGCCGTGCCGAATCAGAAGCACTTAACAAAGGAACCTTTTGTATAACAACATCAAACATCCTTGCCGAAAAATTGGCCCAACAATATTCATCGCCAAAGCCACGGGTTATATATAATGTTTTTCCGGTGCCGGAGATCTCCTTTCAAAAGACAAAGCTCTTCAGCAAACCACTAAAACTATTCTGGTTTTCACAAACCATAGGCCCGGGACGTGGGCTGGAACAGTTTATAAAAGTCCTTTATCTACTAAAAACACCCGTCGAATTGCAGCTGTTGGGAAACGTTACGGAGGCCTACAGGCAAAGTTTAATTGCACTGCTACCCAGCCAACATCATCTATTTTTTCACGACCTGGTACCGGAAAATCAGCTCGCTACAAAAATAGCTGAATTTGATATTGGCCTGGCTTTAGAACTGAAGACCCCGGCAAGCCGCAATTATACCATCACCAATAAGTTTTTCCAATATATTCAATCCGGGTTACCCGTTATCACCAGTGAAACCGAAGGGCAAAAAGAGGGTTATGATTTGTTCAAACCCGGCTTTAAATTGTCGCAACAGCCCAATAATACAGAACTTGAAGCGCTGGAAAAATGGCTCAATAGCCCGGAGAAATTGCAGTTAGCACGGAACCGGGCAATTGAAGCCGGAACATTTTACAATTGGGAAAACGAGTCTAAAAAGCTCATCTCATTAGTTGCCACAGCCCTTGAAAAATAA
- a CDS encoding glycosyltransferase → MKKLLIVSPYFPPVNAADMQRVRMSIPYFVANGWEAEVVVVDEQYSDLPTDQLLLQSIPEDIRIHKVKALPKNLTSKFGLGSIALRSLPFYKKKIRSLLKSKQYDLIYFSTTQFPVCILGAYLKKRFGIPYVIDMQDPWHSDYYQNKPKAQRPRKYWFSYRLNKYLEPIALNNADGLISVSDHYITDLKNRYPRIQHIPAATITFGAFEPDMEIAEKNQSNFPKLLDDSHVNIVYVGRGGADMQKAVSTLFKAFKAGLDAGNKALEAARFYFIGTSYAPAGEGKPSILPVADHFGVTGYVTEITDRISYYHTLLTLKQADTLFIPGSDDPKYTASKIYPYLLTQKPILAIFNASSSAIGIMKEYGVKQVYNYDTVTDDEINTFLLSIVQGNEPLPNYNEEAADKYSARQMTVEQCKLFDRVISGKN, encoded by the coding sequence ATGAAAAAACTGCTGATCGTATCCCCTTATTTCCCACCTGTAAATGCTGCTGATATGCAGCGTGTAAGGATGAGTATTCCTTATTTTGTAGCAAACGGCTGGGAAGCAGAAGTAGTTGTTGTGGATGAGCAATATTCAGATCTCCCTACCGATCAATTGCTTTTACAAAGTATCCCGGAAGATATCAGGATCCATAAAGTAAAAGCGCTCCCCAAAAACCTCACCTCAAAATTTGGCTTGGGCAGTATTGCTTTGCGGTCGTTGCCGTTTTACAAGAAAAAAATCAGGTCTCTTTTAAAGTCGAAACAATATGATCTGATCTATTTTTCGACTACGCAGTTCCCCGTTTGTATTTTAGGGGCATATTTAAAAAAGCGCTTTGGCATTCCCTATGTAATTGACATGCAGGACCCCTGGCACTCGGATTATTACCAGAATAAACCAAAGGCCCAACGACCGCGTAAATACTGGTTTTCATACCGATTGAACAAATACCTGGAGCCCATTGCCCTGAACAACGCGGACGGTTTGATCAGCGTATCTGACCATTACATTACCGATCTTAAAAACCGATACCCTCGTATTCAGCATATCCCGGCCGCTACTATAACTTTCGGGGCCTTTGAACCCGATATGGAAATTGCCGAAAAAAATCAAAGCAATTTCCCCAAGCTGCTTGATGACTCTCACGTCAATATAGTATATGTAGGGCGTGGTGGAGCAGACATGCAAAAAGCAGTAAGTACCCTTTTCAAGGCTTTCAAAGCCGGACTGGATGCGGGAAACAAAGCTTTGGAGGCTGCAAGGTTCTACTTTATTGGCACCAGTTATGCTCCCGCCGGCGAAGGCAAGCCCAGCATCCTGCCAGTTGCTGATCATTTTGGTGTAACCGGCTACGTAACCGAAATTACCGACAGAATAAGTTATTATCATACATTGCTCACACTAAAACAGGCCGATACCCTGTTTATACCGGGCTCGGATGATCCAAAATACACGGCCTCGAAAATTTACCCCTATTTGCTTACACAAAAACCGATCTTGGCTATCTTTAACGCCTCAAGTTCGGCAATTGGTATTATGAAGGAATATGGAGTAAAACAAGTGTATAATTACGATACGGTTACGGATGATGAGATCAATACCTTTTTACTTTCTATCGTTCAGGGTAATGAACCGCTCCCTAATTATAACGAGGAAGCCGCTGATAAATATTCCGCAAGGCAAATGACTGTAGAACAATGTAAACTTTTTGACCGTGTTATCAGTGGAAAAAATTAA
- a CDS encoding FkbM family methyltransferase codes for MEKIKRTFGFILNHPLGKKHPFKAFLRFLGWQLQSSIQPSKLWVKPFIGNVNFYARKGLTGITGNIYTGLHEFEDMAFLLHFLTAQDVFFDIGANAGSYTLLASGVSNAKTITIEASSTTAILTAKNIELNRLQNKATLIHAAAGARTGQLSFSKNEDTTNHVVLDDEKADAEMINVITVDSLTADDCPSLIKIDVEGFETEVLKGMNETLKQPTLKAIIIELNGSGSRYGFNEEDIHQTLVSSGFTPYRYDPFTRGLNLIPSFGHYNTIYCRDIDFILLRLKSTPKFTALGEKI; via the coding sequence GTGGAAAAAATTAAGAGGACTTTCGGCTTTATTTTAAATCACCCTTTAGGTAAAAAGCATCCGTTTAAAGCGTTTTTGAGATTTTTAGGCTGGCAGCTTCAAAGCAGTATTCAACCCTCAAAATTGTGGGTAAAGCCTTTTATAGGCAACGTGAATTTTTACGCTCGTAAAGGCCTTACCGGGATAACAGGAAACATTTATACCGGATTGCATGAATTTGAGGATATGGCATTCCTGCTCCATTTTTTAACCGCACAAGATGTTTTCTTTGATATTGGTGCAAATGCGGGTTCGTATACCTTGCTGGCCTCCGGCGTCAGTAATGCAAAAACCATTACTATTGAGGCTTCGTCAACTACCGCGATATTAACCGCTAAAAATATCGAGCTGAACCGGCTTCAAAACAAGGCTACCCTGATCCATGCGGCGGCAGGTGCAAGGACAGGGCAGTTAAGTTTTTCAAAAAATGAAGATACCACCAATCACGTGGTGCTCGATGATGAAAAAGCAGATGCGGAAATGATAAATGTGATCACCGTAGATTCGTTAACTGCTGACGACTGTCCCTCACTCATTAAGATTGATGTGGAAGGCTTTGAAACGGAAGTGCTTAAAGGAATGAACGAAACTTTAAAACAACCAACGCTAAAAGCCATTATCATTGAGCTGAACGGCAGTGGCTCGCGTTACGGATTTAACGAAGAAGATATTCACCAAACCCTAGTATCTTCGGGTTTTACGCCATACCGGTATGATCCGTTTACGAGGGGATTAAATTTGATACCCTCATTTGGGCATTACAATACCATTTACTGCCGTGACATTGATTTTATCCTGTTACGATTAAAATCGACCCCGAAATTTACAGCATTGGGGGAAAAAATTTAA
- a CDS encoding glycosyltransferase family 4 protein → MRLAIITTHPIQYYAPVFKLLSQSIEVMVFYTWGEEAQQKFDPGFGKTIAWDIPLLDGYPYQWVKNTAPNPGSHHFKGIVNPDLINQVKNWQPDAILIYGWAYNSHLKVIRHFKNKIPLYFRGDSTLLDGQKGIKNLLRSLVLRWVYSHVNYVFYVGTNNKAYFQKYGLKSDQLFFAPHAIDNNRFEVDRSQEATNIRSGLGIKPDDRVILFAGKLEEKKSPQMLLDAFLSMGIPNAHLLFVGNGPLENSLKASAADSEKVHFLPFQNQSVMPAIYQSCNIFCLPSKGPNETWGLAVNEAMAAGRPVLVSDKCGCAIDLVDSGINGEMFEAGSRSSLIQKLSLLLENKTGLSTLGNNAKTKVASWSFEIQAETILKTLKNTYAK, encoded by the coding sequence ATGCGCCTCGCCATTATTACCACCCACCCTATTCAATACTATGCGCCGGTGTTTAAGCTGCTAAGCCAAAGCATAGAGGTGATGGTATTTTATACTTGGGGTGAGGAAGCTCAACAAAAGTTTGATCCCGGTTTCGGCAAAACGATAGCCTGGGATATTCCGCTGCTTGATGGCTACCCTTACCAGTGGGTTAAAAACACCGCTCCAAACCCAGGCTCCCATCATTTTAAAGGAATCGTTAATCCCGACCTGATCAACCAGGTAAAAAATTGGCAGCCCGATGCTATTTTGATATACGGATGGGCTTATAACAGCCACTTGAAAGTGATACGCCATTTCAAGAATAAAATACCGCTTTATTTTCGTGGTGATTCAACATTACTTGACGGACAGAAAGGCATCAAAAACCTGTTACGCTCACTTGTGCTGCGTTGGGTGTACAGCCATGTTAATTATGTTTTTTACGTTGGTACTAACAACAAAGCATATTTTCAGAAATATGGGTTAAAGTCCGATCAACTTTTTTTTGCACCTCACGCTATAGACAATAATAGGTTCGAGGTAGACAGGTCGCAGGAAGCAACTAATATAAGATCCGGCCTTGGTATTAAACCAGATGATAGGGTTATTTTATTCGCAGGTAAACTGGAGGAAAAAAAATCTCCGCAGATGTTACTTGATGCTTTTCTATCGATGGGCATACCAAATGCTCATCTGTTGTTTGTTGGAAATGGGCCTTTGGAAAATTCCCTTAAAGCAAGTGCAGCTGATTCGGAAAAAGTTCATTTCTTACCATTCCAAAATCAATCGGTCATGCCTGCCATATACCAGTCATGCAATATATTTTGCCTCCCTTCAAAAGGGCCTAACGAAACATGGGGACTTGCGGTAAACGAGGCAATGGCCGCAGGCCGCCCTGTACTTGTATCTGATAAATGTGGCTGTGCAATTGATCTTGTAGATTCGGGTATCAACGGGGAGATGTTTGAAGCCGGAAGCCGGTCTTCTTTAATCCAAAAGTTATCTTTGTTGCTTGAAAACAAAACAGGGTTGAGCACCTTAGGCAACAACGCCAAAACTAAGGTAGCCTCCTGGAGCTTTGAAATCCAGGCCGAAACCATCCTGAAAACGCTGAAGAATACCTATGCAAAATAA
- a CDS encoding exosortase Y-associated Wzy-like protein yields the protein MQNNQAPLERIIVLFIPWALAMLFSGDPKLSYCVAWLGSFLIFFLTLTGWVKPLPTDRGIAEQLMRPIFMVQIIFAGYMACTSIFYFMDVLGYENFEKVATTLIDKDRLEHTAQCQRYYCLAHASFASGILMFMNYETKSKYYISKEKLANLLMMFAVVSFPASILFTKVPGLSQFANQFSSLSFIAGTLALAFAIPLKKPGNTLICFIFYIFNFYQALTSGFKEPIIISVLVLGIFLYPNYKKIVIGVFVPALLLLFMFLPTYNRIFRQNAWSGDASADEATQLALDAAINSANTGEEDDSNWGFLVFRLSEVDMFIKFTQSTPKTIDFYGTKLFEQSAIALVPRIFWPAKPITEDLVMERVFDAGVVNRASSVSAKPAFIVDAYLTAGAPGIFVIMLVYGAIAQIISVKAEKLFGGYILGTALIFSGLFQIMWRGLSFEFIINNIFWSYISMLAIHKILTAANILKEV from the coding sequence ATGCAAAATAACCAGGCGCCCCTTGAGCGTATTATTGTACTATTTATACCCTGGGCTTTAGCCATGTTGTTTAGCGGCGATCCTAAGCTATCATACTGCGTGGCCTGGCTGGGTTCTTTCCTCATATTTTTCCTTACCCTGACCGGATGGGTAAAACCCCTACCAACAGACAGAGGCATAGCCGAACAACTCATGCGCCCTATTTTTATGGTGCAAATCATTTTTGCGGGCTATATGGCTTGTACATCTATTTTTTATTTTATGGATGTGTTGGGTTATGAGAATTTCGAAAAGGTGGCTACCACCCTGATTGATAAAGACCGGCTGGAGCATACTGCTCAATGCCAGCGTTATTATTGCCTTGCGCATGCTTCTTTTGCTTCGGGTATTTTAATGTTCATGAATTATGAAACCAAGTCAAAGTACTATATCTCGAAGGAAAAGCTGGCTAATCTTTTAATGATGTTCGCTGTCGTTAGCTTTCCGGCGTCTATACTTTTCACCAAGGTTCCTGGTCTGTCCCAATTTGCCAATCAATTCAGTTCACTTAGTTTTATCGCAGGCACCCTGGCCCTCGCTTTCGCTATACCCTTAAAAAAGCCCGGTAACACATTAATTTGTTTCATCTTCTACATATTTAACTTTTACCAGGCCTTAACGTCGGGATTTAAAGAACCGATCATTATCAGTGTATTGGTTTTAGGCATTTTCTTATATCCCAACTATAAAAAAATTGTGATAGGTGTTTTCGTTCCTGCATTGTTACTTTTATTCATGTTCCTCCCCACCTATAACCGTATTTTCCGGCAGAACGCATGGTCGGGGGATGCATCTGCCGATGAGGCTACACAACTGGCCCTTGACGCGGCCATAAACAGCGCAAATACAGGAGAGGAAGATGACTCTAACTGGGGCTTCCTGGTCTTCAGGCTCAGCGAAGTCGATATGTTCATCAAATTCACGCAATCGACACCAAAAACCATTGATTTTTACGGAACGAAATTGTTCGAGCAATCAGCAATAGCACTTGTACCACGTATTTTCTGGCCTGCAAAACCTATTACGGAAGACTTGGTGATGGAGCGCGTTTTTGACGCTGGTGTAGTTAACAGGGCTTCCTCGGTATCGGCTAAGCCGGCTTTTATTGTCGATGCTTATCTCACCGCCGGCGCTCCGGGCATATTTGTCATTATGCTGGTTTATGGGGCTATTGCGCAAATAATTTCGGTAAAGGCAGAGAAACTCTTCGGCGGCTATATCCTGGGCACTGCCTTGATCTTTAGCGGATTATTCCAAATCATGTGGCGCGGACTTAGCTTCGAATTTATCATCAACAACATATTCTGGAGTTATATCAGTATGTTGGCCATCCACAAGATCCTTACTGCAGCCAACATTTTAAAAGAGGTTTAA